Proteins encoded together in one Pseudomonas arsenicoxydans window:
- a CDS encoding metallothionein, translating into MISSDSTCDCPKCSCKLGEHPIARHGKHYCCEACAKHHEHGEECASKGCKCAHAK; encoded by the coding sequence ATGATCAGCAGTGACAGTACCTGCGACTGCCCCAAATGCTCATGCAAACTGGGCGAACATCCGATAGCGCGTCACGGCAAGCACTATTGCTGTGAAGCGTGCGCCAAGCACCACGAACATGGCGAAGAGTGCGCGAGCAAAGGCTGCAAGTGCGCCCACGCCAAATAA
- a CDS encoding DUF6555 family protein, which translates to MNNAKLFVIEYTLHGVPKSFIIRLDKMDNAEAWHWASCDAGVGRIPRFGREKVQKTSKPLAEKFGIENVTWRPAG; encoded by the coding sequence ATGAACAACGCAAAACTTTTCGTCATCGAATACACCCTTCATGGCGTTCCCAAGTCATTCATTATCCGCCTGGACAAGATGGACAACGCGGAAGCTTGGCATTGGGCCAGTTGTGACGCCGGCGTCGGACGAATCCCTCGCTTTGGCCGGGAGAAGGTGCAAAAAACCAGCAAGCCGCTGGCGGAAAAGTTCGGGATCGAAAACGTGACCTGGCGACCGGCTGGCTGA